One Pseudomonadales bacterium genomic window, CTGGCTGCTGAATGCGGTCAGTCTTGTTGTTGCATTCGCCTTAGGCGGCTATATTTTTTGGAATCTCCGACAACTATTCCGCCTTTACGATTGGCTAAAAAATACTGACCCGACCGACCCGCCTAATAGTCATGGACTTTGGGGTGCTGTTTTCGATGAAATCTACAAATTACAGCAACGTCAATTGAAATACCGGGCGCGTTTAAAACGGGTTATCAAACGCTTCAGGGATTCCACCTATGCCCTAAAAGACGGTTTTGTGATGCTCGACCGCGAAGGCGCTATCGAATGGTGGAACCCAGCGGCAGAACGACTATTGGGCCTGGAGTCGCCCGCCGACGTGAACCAGTTAATTACCAACCTCATCCGTGACCCTGCCTTTAAGGATTATTTCGACAGTGATGATTATACCAAGGAACTGGAACTGCCTGCTCCCGTCAATGATAAGATAACGTTGCAATACCAAATAGCATTCTTTGGCAAACAGGAACGCTTGATTATTGTGCGCGATATCACCGAATTGAAAAAACTGGAGCAAGTGCGTACCGATTTTGTCGCCAACATGTCGCATGAATTGCGTACGCCATTAACCGTGTTGAATGGCTACCTGGAAACCCTTGCCGATAATAGTGACCAAATACCCCCGATGTGGTTGCGCGCAGCCGCCAATATGCGCCAGCAAACCGAACGCATGAAACTTTTGGTAAAGGATCTCTTAACCCTCTCGAAACTTGAAACCCGCAGCGTAGACAACAGCCTGCATCTGGTTGATATGAACACCCTGTTAAGCCGTGTTCAAAAAGACTTAAAGCCGATGATTGAAGAGAAAAACCAATCTCTCGTTCTTCACCTTGACTCCGATGAGCAATTGCTCGGCAACCGCGAGGAACTTTATAGTCTACTTTCCAATCTGGTGGTAAACGCAAGTAAATATTCGCCCCGGAATAGCCATATCGAAATTAAATGGTTCACTAATGCCTCTGGCGGCTGCCTGTCTGTGAAAGACAATGGCGTCGGCATTGATAGCAAAGAAATTCCTAGACTCACCGAGCGTTTCTACCGCGTCGATAAAGGAAGAAGCGGGGACAGTGGCGGCACTGGTTTGGGGTTAGCGATAGCCAAGCATATTCTGATCAACCATGACGCCCACTTGGATATTGAAAGCGTGCCCGGCAAAGGCAGTCTCTTTACCTGCAAATTCCCCCCTCACCGCCTCTCGGCACCGACCCAAACAGCAGCAAACTCTTAGCACCGACTCACGTGGATGCCACACCCAATAGCAGCACGCCGGTAGATTTGTACTTTGCTATATTCGCATGTTTCTCCGAACTATCTGACATAGCGCTAGGCTGATAATGCAGTATTGAAACACCCTCTTTTAATAATGCGGTGGAATTTCCTGCTCTTGCTTTTCTCCCTCCCGTGCGACGGCGAGATCACCCATTTTTTCAGCTAACACTTTAAGCTGTAACGCCAGCTGGTCGATACGGCGCTGCTGCTGACAAAGGGCATCGTTTAAAGCCTGTACGGTGTCTTCCTGGTAAGCAACCTTGGTTTCAATATCCACCAACCTGTCATCATTCATGACTTAATCTTTCAACCCCTCTTTATAGATAACGCATTAACATCGCATAACCGCCATCTTCAGCCAAATACAATGACTCAGGCAAGGGAATTCGTACCACATGACCCGACCCCGGTGCGGCGGCAATGGCTTCCCCACGTTTATTTTCCAGTGCGGCAAGATTAAATAGATGGTTGCCCTGGGGCGTAATGAGCTCCAGCGTATCACCCTTTTCAAATCGGTTTTTTACAGCTACGGTAATCCAACCACTATCGACATCCGCCTGGGTAACTTCACCGACAAACTGTTGATTAGGATTTGCCGACACACCCTGATCATAATTCTGATAATCCTGGGGTACATGGCGACGATAAAAACCTTCTGTATAACCACGGTTGGCAAGATGATCAAGCTCAGTCATCAGCCCCATATCAAAGGCTTCGCCTGCCACTGCACTGTCAATGGCATGTCGATACACCTGCGCAGTACGTGCCACGTAGTAATGGGACTTGGTGCGGCCTTCAATCTTTAAAGAATGCACACCCATTTCGACAAAACGCGGCACATGCTGCACTGCACGCAGATCCTTGGAATTCATGATATAAGTACCATGCTCATCCTCAAAGGCGGGCATCAGCTCATCCGGTCTTCCTTGTTCTTGTAACAACATGACGGGTTCATCGGCACCCTCCTCCGGCTCCATTGCCTGTACCGCGTTTAACGGTACGATATCACCAGTTTCTGTTTCCTTAGCTTCATGCGCCTGATATTTCCAGCGACAGGCATTGGTACAGGCACCTTGATTCGGATCACGATGATTCATGTAACCGGATAACAGGCAACGCCCTGAATAAGCGATACAAAGCGCGCCATGCACAAATACCTCAACTTCCATTTCGGGACACTCTTGCCGAATCTCGGCAACTTCATCCAAGGATAATTCACGCGATAGAATCACACGGCTCACACCCTGCTTACCCCAGAACTGAACGGTGGCAAAATTCACGGCATTGGCTTGCACCGACAAATGTACCGGCATGTCCGGCCACTTATCCCGAACCAGCATGATTAAACCAGGGTCGGACATAATCAACGCGTCCGGCCGCATGTCGATCACCGCCTCCATATCACGCAGATAACTACGCACCTTATTATTGTGAGGTGAAATATTGCTGGCGATATAGAATTGCTTGCCTGCCTGATGCGCCTCGGCAACCGCATCGGCCATAATATCCAGGTGGTTAAACTCGTTGTTACGCACCCGTAAGCTATAGCGCGGCTGTCCCGCATAAACCGCATCCGCACCATATGCCAATGCATAGCGCATACTTTTCAGGGTGCCTGCTGGCGACAAGAGTTCCGGTTTCATGTGTCCTACTCTGTTAAAAATGGGCGCACATTGTACAACAATTGCACAATTTTTATACCGTTATCGA contains:
- a CDS encoding tRNA 5-hydroxyuridine modification protein YegQ, producing MKPELLSPAGTLKSMRYALAYGADAVYAGQPRYSLRVRNNEFNHLDIMADAVAEAHQAGKQFYIASNISPHNNKVRSYLRDMEAVIDMRPDALIMSDPGLIMLVRDKWPDMPVHLSVQANAVNFATVQFWGKQGVSRVILSRELSLDEVAEIRQECPEMEVEVFVHGALCIAYSGRCLLSGYMNHRDPNQGACTNACRWKYQAHEAKETETGDIVPLNAVQAMEPEEGADEPVMLLQEQGRPDELMPAFEDEHGTYIMNSKDLRAVQHVPRFVEMGVHSLKIEGRTKSHYYVARTAQVYRHAIDSAVAGEAFDMGLMTELDHLANRGYTEGFYRRHVPQDYQNYDQGVSANPNQQFVGEVTQADVDSGWITVAVKNRFEKGDTLELITPQGNHLFNLAALENKRGEAIAAAPGSGHVVRIPLPESLYLAEDGGYAMLMRYL
- the phoR gene encoding phosphate regulon sensor histidine kinase PhoR → MNFNPATELRHLTILLLSSLVIGWLLNAVSLVVAFALGGYIFWNLRQLFRLYDWLKNTDPTDPPNSHGLWGAVFDEIYKLQQRQLKYRARLKRVIKRFRDSTYALKDGFVMLDREGAIEWWNPAAERLLGLESPADVNQLITNLIRDPAFKDYFDSDDYTKELELPAPVNDKITLQYQIAFFGKQERLIIVRDITELKKLEQVRTDFVANMSHELRTPLTVLNGYLETLADNSDQIPPMWLRAAANMRQQTERMKLLVKDLLTLSKLETRSVDNSLHLVDMNTLLSRVQKDLKPMIEEKNQSLVLHLDSDEQLLGNREELYSLLSNLVVNASKYSPRNSHIEIKWFTNASGGCLSVKDNGVGIDSKEIPRLTERFYRVDKGRSGDSGGTGLGLAIAKHILINHDAHLDIESVPGKGSLFTCKFPPHRLSAPTQTAANS
- a CDS encoding SlyX family protein is translated as MNDDRLVDIETKVAYQEDTVQALNDALCQQQRRIDQLALQLKVLAEKMGDLAVAREGEKQEQEIPPHY